One Gemmatimonadaceae bacterium DNA segment encodes these proteins:
- a CDS encoding AMP-binding protein: MTAATSPRLPGGVPTAHVDTFARDALPPRESWPRMDYSGIPELAYPDRLNCAAELLDAAVARGWGDRACFIAPGIRWTYAELLAKANQLAHVLVDDLGVVPGNRVMLRGPNSPMLAALWFAVLKAGGIVVTTVPLSRARELVFIADKARIALAITDARLTADCAVAMAHHADGRARDGARVVEYNVQPGADASQSLEARMAGKPTTFANAATAADDVALIAFTSGTTGEGKGTMHFHRDVLAICDCFPRYVLQPDMDDVFIGSPPFAFTFGLGGLVLFPMRFGASSVLLEQATPPFLIQAIHDYKATTVFTAPTAYRAMLGVRKDQDLSSLKRCVSAGEALPLSTFNAWKEATGLTIIDGIGATEMLHIFISASGGDVRPGSTGRVVPGYEACVVDDDVRPVADGTIGRLAVRGPTGCRYLLNLERQQAYARNGWNLTGDSYIRDADGYFWYQARTDDMIVSSGYNISGPEVEGVLLEHPAVQECAVIGVPDEHRGQLVKACIVVKPGVARSPETARQLQAWVKEQLAPYKYPRAIEFVDAMPRTATGKLQRFVLRDREHDRPTTDGNTERDAAR; this comes from the coding sequence ATGACGGCAGCGACCTCCCCTCGTCTCCCCGGCGGCGTCCCGACCGCCCACGTCGACACCTTCGCGCGCGATGCCCTGCCGCCACGCGAATCGTGGCCGCGGATGGACTACAGCGGCATTCCGGAGTTGGCCTATCCCGACCGGCTCAACTGCGCCGCCGAGCTGCTCGATGCGGCGGTGGCGCGCGGATGGGGGGATCGCGCCTGCTTCATTGCGCCGGGCATTCGGTGGACGTACGCGGAACTCCTGGCAAAGGCCAACCAGCTCGCCCACGTGCTGGTGGACGACCTGGGGGTGGTGCCCGGGAACCGCGTGATGCTGCGCGGCCCCAACTCGCCAATGCTGGCGGCGCTCTGGTTCGCGGTGTTGAAGGCGGGCGGCATCGTGGTGACTACAGTGCCGCTGAGCCGCGCGCGGGAGCTGGTCTTCATCGCCGACAAGGCGCGTATCGCGTTGGCCATCACCGACGCTCGCCTCACCGCCGACTGCGCCGTGGCCATGGCGCACCACGCCGACGGCCGCGCGCGCGACGGGGCGCGCGTGGTGGAGTACAACGTGCAGCCAGGCGCCGACGCCTCGCAGTCGCTCGAGGCGCGCATGGCGGGGAAGCCGACGACGTTCGCGAACGCCGCCACCGCCGCCGACGACGTGGCGCTCATTGCCTTCACCTCGGGAACGACCGGCGAGGGGAAGGGGACGATGCACTTCCATCGCGACGTGCTGGCAATCTGCGACTGTTTTCCCCGTTATGTCCTCCAGCCGGACATGGACGACGTCTTCATTGGTTCGCCGCCGTTTGCCTTCACCTTCGGGTTGGGTGGGCTGGTGCTCTTCCCCATGCGCTTCGGGGCGAGCAGCGTGCTGCTCGAGCAGGCGACGCCCCCTTTCCTGATCCAGGCCATCCACGACTACAAGGCGACAACGGTCTTCACCGCGCCCACCGCGTATCGCGCCATGCTGGGAGTGCGGAAGGACCAGGATCTCTCCTCGCTCAAGCGGTGTGTCTCGGCTGGTGAGGCGTTGCCGCTGTCGACCTTCAATGCGTGGAAGGAGGCGACCGGGCTCACCATCATCGACGGGATCGGGGCGACGGAGATGCTCCACATCTTCATCTCGGCGTCGGGGGGCGATGTGCGACCGGGGTCGACCGGGCGTGTGGTGCCGGGCTATGAGGCGTGCGTCGTGGACGACGATGTGCGGCCCGTCGCCGACGGCACGATCGGGCGCCTGGCGGTACGCGGTCCCACGGGGTGTCGCTACCTGCTCAACCTCGAGCGGCAGCAGGCGTACGCGCGCAATGGGTGGAACCTCACCGGCGACTCATACATCCGCGACGCCGATGGCTACTTCTGGTACCAGGCGCGCACCGACGACATGATCGTCTCGTCGGGATACAACATCTCCGGCCCCGAGGTGGAGGGGGTGTTGCTGGAGCATCCGGCCGTGCAGGAGTGCGCCGTGATCGGCGTCCCCGACGAGCATCGCGGGCAGCTGGTGAAGGCGTGCATCGTGGTCAAGCCGGGGGTCGCCCGCTCGCCGGAGACGGCTCGACAGCTGCAAGCGTGGGTGAAGGAGCAGCTGGCGCCGTACAAGTATCCGCGCGCCATCGAGTTCGTGGATGCCATGCCGCGCACCGCCACCGGCAAGCTGCAACGTTTCGTATTGCGCGACCGCGAGCACGACCGCCCCACCACCGACGGAAACACCGAGAGGGACGCCGCACGATGA
- a CDS encoding acyl-CoA dehydrogenase family protein — MADTTFLDWPFFDTSHRDFARSLRRFAELEVDAWEELIASESVDVASMTLALRFGQGGWLQHVVPAAHGGARDTLDVRTLCLARETLAYHNGLADFAFAMQGLGSGPISLFGSEALKARYLPRVARGEAIAAFALSEPNAGSDVVAMSTTARREHDGWWRLDGEKTWISNGGIADFYTVFARYPEGGERAFAAFVVDADTPGFAVAERLDVIAPHPLARITFDAVRVPPTALIGEPGKGLRVALATLDVFRSTVGAAALGMARRALDEAVAHTRARRAFGQALSDFQLTQARLAEMALAVDASALLVYRAAWAKDTRGARVTREAAMAKLHATESAQQVIDSAVQLLGGRGIQVGNIVESLYREVRALRIYEGTSEIQKLVIAGQLLEAAKAMNDGTTSSAH; from the coding sequence ATGGCCGACACGACCTTCCTCGACTGGCCGTTCTTCGACACATCGCATCGCGATTTCGCGCGGTCGCTGCGGCGCTTCGCCGAGTTGGAGGTTGACGCGTGGGAGGAGCTCATCGCGAGCGAGTCGGTGGACGTGGCGTCGATGACGCTGGCACTGCGGTTCGGGCAGGGCGGGTGGCTGCAGCACGTGGTCCCGGCCGCACACGGCGGGGCGCGCGACACGCTCGACGTGCGCACGCTCTGCCTGGCGCGCGAGACGCTGGCCTACCACAACGGGCTGGCCGACTTCGCCTTCGCGATGCAGGGGCTGGGGAGCGGCCCCATCTCGCTCTTCGGGAGCGAGGCGCTCAAGGCGCGGTACCTCCCACGCGTGGCGCGCGGCGAGGCGATTGCCGCCTTCGCCCTCTCCGAGCCTAACGCCGGAAGCGACGTGGTGGCGATGTCGACCACCGCCCGCCGCGAGCACGACGGGTGGTGGCGCCTCGATGGCGAGAAGACCTGGATCTCGAATGGCGGGATCGCCGACTTCTACACGGTCTTCGCGCGGTATCCGGAAGGCGGCGAACGAGCGTTCGCCGCCTTCGTCGTGGATGCCGATACGCCAGGCTTTGCGGTCGCCGAGCGGCTGGACGTGATTGCCCCGCACCCATTGGCGCGCATCACCTTCGATGCCGTGCGCGTCCCCCCCACCGCGCTGATCGGCGAGCCGGGCAAGGGATTGCGCGTGGCGTTGGCGACGCTCGACGTCTTTCGCTCGACGGTCGGCGCGGCCGCACTCGGCATGGCGCGGCGCGCCCTGGACGAGGCCGTCGCCCACACGCGCGCGCGGCGCGCCTTTGGCCAGGCGCTGAGCGATTTCCAGCTCACGCAGGCCAGGCTGGCCGAAATGGCGCTGGCCGTGGATGCCAGCGCGCTCCTCGTCTATCGTGCGGCGTGGGCCAAGGACACGCGCGGCGCGCGCGTCACGCGCGAGGCGGCGATGGCCAAACTACATGCAACCGAGAGCGCGCAGCAGGTGATCGACTCGGCGGTCCAGCTCCTTGGCGGACGCGGGATCCAGGTCGGCAACATCGTCGAATCGCTCTATCGCGAGGTGCGCGCGCTGCGCATCTATGAGGGAACGAGCGAGATCCAGAAGCTGGTGATCGCCGGACAGCTCCTCGAGGCGGCGAAGGCCATGAACGACGGCACGACATCCAGCGCGCACTGA
- a CDS encoding enoyl-CoA hydratase family protein — protein sequence MTTSPRLTLAGYAPAHFRWSVEDGVGTITLDRPERKNPLTFESYAELTSLFRSLVHAGDVQVVVVTGAGENFCSGGDVHEIIGPLVEAKNGARTADLLAFTRMTGGLVAAMRACPQPIVAAVDGVCAGAGAIMAMASDVRLATERARTAFLFVRVGLSGADMGACQLLPRIVGLGRAAELLYTGRFMSAEEGERWGFYNRLVSPESLQLEALALARLLADGPTFAHGVTKACLNVEATMSLEAALEHEAQAQAVCMTTNDFERAYRAFIRRAAPKFEGN from the coding sequence ATGACCACCTCGCCCCGCCTCACCCTTGCCGGCTACGCCCCTGCCCACTTCCGGTGGTCGGTGGAGGACGGCGTGGGGACCATCACGCTCGACCGCCCCGAGCGGAAGAACCCGCTCACCTTCGAGTCGTACGCCGAGCTGACGTCGCTCTTCCGGTCGCTCGTCCACGCGGGCGACGTGCAGGTGGTGGTCGTCACGGGCGCCGGCGAGAACTTCTGCTCCGGCGGCGACGTGCACGAGATCATTGGCCCGCTGGTGGAGGCGAAGAACGGCGCCCGCACGGCCGACCTCCTGGCGTTCACGCGCATGACGGGGGGGCTGGTGGCCGCGATGCGCGCCTGCCCGCAGCCGATCGTTGCGGCGGTGGATGGCGTCTGCGCCGGTGCGGGGGCGATCATGGCGATGGCGAGCGACGTGCGCCTGGCGACGGAGCGCGCGCGCACCGCCTTCCTCTTCGTGCGCGTGGGGCTGAGCGGCGCCGACATGGGGGCGTGCCAGCTGCTGCCGCGCATCGTTGGGCTGGGGCGCGCCGCCGAGCTGCTCTACACGGGGCGCTTCATGAGTGCGGAGGAAGGGGAGCGGTGGGGGTTCTACAACCGCCTCGTGTCGCCGGAATCGTTGCAGCTGGAGGCGCTCGCGCTGGCACGGCTGCTGGCCGACGGCCCCACCTTCGCGCACGGCGTCACCAAGGCGTGCCTGAATGTCGAGGCGACGATGTCGCTGGAGGCGGCGCTGGAGCACGAGGCGCAGGCGCAGGCGGTGTGCATGACGACGAACGACTTCGAGCGCGCGTACCGCGCCTTCATCCGGCGCGCCGCGCCCAAGTTCGAGGGGAACTGA
- a CDS encoding bifunctional salicylyl-CoA 5-hydroxylase/oxidoreductase, whose product MNVTVLGGGPAGLYYALLHKKERSQDHVTLYERNAPDDTFGWGVVFSDQTLENFRQADEETYVAITDHFAHWDDIDIHVRGRTITSGGHGFSGIARKALLQILQRRAESLGVTLHYRTELPDVAAVQAKGGDLIVAADGVNSMVRRTYAREFGVATDARTNRYIWLGTSRLFDAFTFIILETPTGVYQVHAYRFDTQRSTFIVECDEASWYAAGFDQMNAAETIARCEEMFAKWLGGHRLEYNATPHRVREPWGAFHRITCERWRFGNIALVGDAAHTAHFSIGSGTKLAMEDAIALAREVTAVPDQHSARGGALTPEMDQAIDRYQAQRITEALRIQNAARNSMEWFEHVKRYVSLEPEQFAYSLLTRSQRVSHENLRLRDAAYLDGVERWFASGAEREAQACAAPAATGAGAGATGAGATGTAARPTPPLFTPLRLRGMTVENRIVVSPMDMYCATDGTPNDFHLVHYGARAMGGAGLVMTEMTCVSPEGRITLGCTGMYHEGHATAWQRVTNYVHQWSRAKIALQLGHSGRKGATALGLEGGDTPLDAREAWEVIAPSAIPYRPTMQVPRAMSRADMDQVVHDFTRAVRLAIEADFDMLELHCAHGYLLSSFLSPLANRRTDAYGGAVENRVRFPVEVFRAVREVWPQDRPISVRISATDWVEGGVTGEESVSIARAFLDAGADIIHVSTGQVHPEQKPVYGRMWQTPFSDRIRNELGARTIAVGNITEADQVNSIIAAGRADLCALGRPHLSDPHWTLRAAASLGHVAQHWPPMYRVGKSQLERQLGALDARAPR is encoded by the coding sequence ATGAACGTCACCGTCCTGGGAGGGGGGCCCGCTGGGCTCTACTACGCCCTCCTGCACAAGAAGGAGCGCTCGCAGGATCACGTCACCCTGTACGAACGCAACGCGCCGGACGACACATTCGGGTGGGGGGTCGTCTTCTCCGACCAGACGCTGGAGAACTTTCGCCAGGCGGACGAGGAGACGTACGTCGCCATCACCGACCACTTCGCGCACTGGGACGACATCGACATCCATGTGCGCGGTCGGACGATCACCTCCGGCGGGCATGGCTTCAGCGGGATCGCGCGCAAGGCGCTCCTCCAGATCCTGCAACGACGCGCCGAGTCGTTAGGCGTGACGCTGCACTACCGCACGGAGCTTCCGGATGTCGCCGCGGTGCAGGCCAAGGGGGGCGACCTCATTGTCGCCGCCGACGGCGTCAACTCGATGGTGCGCCGGACCTACGCCCGTGAGTTCGGCGTGGCTACCGACGCGCGCACCAACCGCTACATCTGGCTGGGGACGTCCAGGCTCTTCGACGCCTTCACCTTCATCATCCTCGAGACGCCCACTGGCGTGTACCAGGTGCACGCCTATCGCTTCGACACGCAACGCTCCACGTTCATCGTCGAGTGCGACGAGGCCTCGTGGTACGCCGCGGGCTTCGACCAAATGAACGCCGCCGAGACGATCGCGCGCTGCGAGGAGATGTTCGCGAAGTGGCTGGGCGGGCATCGCCTGGAGTACAACGCAACGCCCCATCGCGTGCGCGAGCCGTGGGGGGCGTTCCATCGCATCACCTGCGAGCGCTGGCGCTTTGGCAACATCGCCCTCGTGGGCGATGCCGCGCACACGGCGCACTTCTCGATCGGGAGTGGGACCAAGCTGGCGATGGAGGATGCGATCGCCCTGGCGCGCGAGGTCACCGCGGTCCCCGACCAGCACTCGGCGCGCGGCGGCGCGCTCACGCCGGAGATGGACCAGGCGATCGATCGCTACCAGGCGCAACGCATCACCGAGGCGCTCCGCATCCAGAACGCGGCGCGCAACTCGATGGAATGGTTCGAGCACGTGAAGCGCTACGTCTCGCTGGAGCCGGAGCAGTTCGCCTACTCGCTCCTCACGCGCTCGCAGCGCGTGAGCCACGAGAACCTGCGGCTGCGCGACGCGGCGTACCTGGATGGAGTGGAGCGCTGGTTCGCCTCGGGCGCCGAGCGTGAGGCGCAGGCTTGCGCGGCGCCCGCGGCGACGGGCGCAGGCGCAGGCGCAACGGGCGCAGGTGCAACGGGCACCGCCGCGCGTCCCACACCCCCGCTCTTCACCCCGCTCCGGCTGCGCGGGATGACGGTGGAGAACCGCATCGTCGTCTCGCCGATGGACATGTACTGCGCCACCGACGGGACGCCGAACGACTTCCACCTCGTGCACTATGGGGCGCGGGCCATGGGGGGGGCCGGGCTGGTGATGACGGAGATGACGTGTGTCTCCCCCGAGGGGCGCATCACGCTCGGCTGCACCGGGATGTACCATGAGGGGCACGCGACGGCGTGGCAGCGGGTGACCAACTACGTGCACCAGTGGTCGCGGGCGAAGATCGCGTTGCAGCTGGGACACTCCGGGCGCAAGGGAGCCACGGCGCTGGGATTGGAGGGGGGCGACACGCCGCTCGATGCCAGGGAGGCCTGGGAGGTCATCGCGCCGTCGGCGATCCCCTATCGCCCCACGATGCAGGTGCCGCGCGCCATGTCGCGCGCCGACATGGACCAGGTCGTGCACGACTTCACGCGCGCCGTGCGCCTCGCCATCGAGGCGGACTTCGACATGCTCGAGCTGCACTGCGCGCACGGCTACCTGCTGTCGTCGTTCCTCTCGCCGCTGGCCAACCGGCGCACCGACGCGTACGGCGGCGCGGTGGAGAACCGCGTGCGCTTCCCGGTCGAGGTCTTTCGCGCCGTCCGCGAGGTGTGGCCGCAGGATCGACCCATCTCGGTCCGCATCTCGGCGACGGACTGGGTCGAGGGCGGAGTGACTGGGGAGGAGTCGGTGTCGATCGCGCGCGCGTTCCTCGATGCGGGGGCCGACATCATCCACGTGTCGACGGGGCAGGTGCATCCGGAACAGAAGCCGGTGTACGGACGCATGTGGCAGACGCCGTTCAGCGACCGCATACGCAACGAGCTGGGGGCGAGGACGATTGCGGTAGGGAACATCACCGAAGCGGACCAGGTGAACTCGATCATCGCTGCGGGACGCGCCGACTTGTGCGCGCTGGGGCGTCCGCACCTGTCCGACCCGCACTGGACGCTGCGCGCGGCGGCCTCGTTAGGCCACGTGGCGCAGCACTGGCCGCCCATGTACCGCGTCGGGAAGTCGCAGTTGGAGCGCCAGCTGGGGGCGCTGGACGCCCGGGCGCCGCGGTGA
- a CDS encoding M61 family metallopeptidase, with translation MRHVPLARAAVLAVAAPLLIAAPVSQAQRAPNAKAAAVEYSIAFPNAAHHEGEVSVTWRNVPPGALQVRMSRSSPGRYALHEFAKNVYNFKAVDSKGRALSITRPNPHQWDVRGHDGTVQVTYTLFGDRADGTYAGIDRSMAHLNIPATFAWARGMETRPVRVTFRRPDSSWTVATQLFPTSDSSTFTAPHLQYFMDSPTHLGAQAWYAWDAAANGKTYTMRIALHHLGTSAEGDAYFKATKAIVEQAAQVFGTLPDFDGGSYTFLATYLPWASGDGMEHRNSTSLTSSGALATSMDGLLGTVSHEFFHAWNVERIRPRTLEPFSYEEANMSGELWLAEGFTSYYGPLIVRRAGLQDDAEFAQDMAGAVNLVLNAPGRRFFSAVEMSQQAPFTDAAVSIDPQNKGNTFISYYPFGQAIALALDLTLRERGKTLDDFMREMWKTHGVQQRNAAPVKPYTVADARAALARVSGDAAFARDFFARYIEGREAAPYAELLRRGGFVVRKARSGAAWAGDVALRYEGGKAVVTAPTPIGSPLYAVGIDRNDRIVSIDGRPMSGSAEFSAALSAHKPGDVVPISFESRGTTIDAMLTLGESPRIEIVTFEAAGEPVTDAVRAFRAAWLGAK, from the coding sequence ATGCGCCACGTCCCGCTCGCGCGCGCCGCTGTCCTTGCCGTCGCCGCCCCGCTACTCATCGCCGCCCCTGTTTCGCAGGCGCAGCGCGCGCCTAACGCCAAGGCCGCAGCGGTGGAATACTCCATCGCCTTTCCCAACGCCGCGCATCACGAAGGGGAGGTGTCGGTGACGTGGCGCAACGTCCCGCCCGGGGCGCTGCAAGTGCGCATGAGCCGCTCGTCGCCCGGACGCTATGCGCTGCACGAGTTCGCGAAGAACGTCTACAACTTCAAGGCGGTGGACTCGAAGGGGCGCGCACTCTCCATCACGCGCCCCAACCCGCACCAGTGGGACGTGCGCGGGCACGACGGAACGGTGCAGGTGACGTACACGCTCTTTGGAGATCGCGCCGACGGGACGTACGCAGGGATCGACCGGAGCATGGCGCACCTCAACATCCCGGCAACGTTCGCCTGGGCGCGAGGAATGGAAACGCGCCCGGTGCGCGTGACGTTCCGTCGCCCGGATTCTTCATGGACGGTGGCGACGCAGCTCTTTCCCACCAGCGACTCGTCGACCTTCACCGCGCCACACCTCCAGTACTTCATGGACTCGCCGACCCACCTGGGGGCGCAGGCGTGGTACGCGTGGGACGCGGCGGCGAACGGGAAGACGTACACGATGCGGATCGCCCTTCACCATCTCGGCACGTCGGCCGAGGGCGATGCGTACTTCAAGGCCACGAAAGCGATCGTCGAGCAGGCCGCGCAGGTGTTCGGCACGCTCCCCGACTTCGATGGCGGGAGCTACACCTTCCTGGCGACCTACCTGCCCTGGGCCTCGGGCGACGGGATGGAACACCGCAACTCGACCTCGCTCACGAGCAGCGGCGCGCTGGCCACGTCGATGGACGGCCTCCTGGGGACGGTGTCGCACGAGTTCTTCCACGCCTGGAACGTGGAGCGCATTCGCCCAAGGACGCTGGAGCCGTTCTCGTACGAGGAGGCCAACATGTCGGGGGAGTTGTGGCTGGCGGAGGGGTTCACCAGCTACTACGGCCCGCTCATCGTGCGCCGCGCGGGATTGCAGGACGACGCCGAGTTCGCGCAGGACATGGCGGGCGCGGTCAACCTCGTGCTCAACGCCCCCGGACGCCGCTTCTTCTCGGCCGTCGAAATGAGCCAGCAGGCGCCGTTCACCGACGCCGCCGTCTCGATCGACCCGCAGAACAAGGGGAACACCTTCATCTCGTACTACCCCTTCGGACAAGCGATCGCGCTGGCGCTTGACCTCACGCTGCGCGAACGTGGCAAGACGCTCGACGACTTCATGCGCGAGATGTGGAAGACGCACGGCGTGCAGCAACGGAACGCTGCACCGGTCAAGCCGTACACGGTGGCCGACGCGCGCGCCGCGCTGGCGCGCGTGTCGGGCGACGCGGCGTTCGCGCGCGACTTCTTCGCGCGCTACATCGAGGGACGCGAGGCCGCGCCCTACGCCGAGCTGTTACGCCGGGGAGGCTTCGTGGTGCGCAAGGCGCGCAGTGGTGCCGCGTGGGCCGGCGATGTCGCGCTCCGATACGAGGGGGGCAAGGCGGTGGTCACCGCGCCAACGCCCATTGGCTCCCCGCTGTACGCGGTGGGCATCGATCGCAACGATCGCATCGTCTCCATCGACGGGCGCCCGATGTCGGGGAGCGCCGAATTCAGCGCCGCGCTCTCGGCGCACAAGCCGGGCGACGTCGTGCCGATCAGCTTCGAGTCGCGCGGGACGACGATCGATGCGATGCTTACTCTTGGCGAGAGCCCGCGCATCGAGATCGTGACGTTCGAGGCGGCGGGAGAACCGGTGACCGACGCGGTGCGCGCCTTCCGCGCGGCCTGGTTAGGCGCGAAGTGA
- a CDS encoding carboxypeptidase regulatory-like domain-containing protein, whose protein sequence is MSRMAWRRGRVLVGALASVLLPALARAQGDSSVVRSRISGVVFDSLSSRPLAGAIVQLVTATASRQARSTESAASGAFVFDSVEAGTYLLGFYHPLLDSLGVQAPLSRVDVRERGDLRAPLAVPSAPTLRQVFCGARAVVDSVGLYLGTVRGADNGFVRTAATVRVQWSEITIGAGGIQRSVQSVEREPNDQGVAAVCGLPVGAMVMVLAASGADSSGFAELEVPATGLVRRDLLVGASRAVAVRDSSTDSTSGTTLAETVMVRRGDATLRGTVRKPDGTPLEGARLAFWGAGLDATTNSTGSFRLEQLPAGTYTVEARALGFLPQRRAIDVSERNETVADFRLESFGTYLDTVRVTAQSVWKSREMREFDERRKRGFGTFFDEEAIARRNPIYVGDLLQMTPGVRVLPSGGFGHVILMRGMGFQAYCKPSIWVDGMRVMNIDGDIDSFVNVQDIRAMEVYPRGGSVPVQFQTLEGCGSLVIWTGGRRAQFDPRQVKAAKRTKSRPER, encoded by the coding sequence ATGAGCAGGATGGCGTGGCGACGGGGACGAGTCCTGGTGGGGGCGCTGGCCAGCGTGCTGCTGCCGGCACTGGCGCGCGCGCAGGGCGACTCGTCGGTGGTGCGCTCGCGGATCTCGGGGGTGGTCTTCGACTCGCTGTCGTCGCGGCCGCTGGCGGGCGCGATCGTGCAGCTGGTGACCGCGACGGCGTCGCGGCAGGCGCGGTCGACGGAGTCGGCGGCGAGTGGGGCCTTTGTCTTCGACTCGGTGGAGGCGGGGACGTACCTGCTCGGGTTCTATCATCCGCTGCTGGACTCGTTAGGGGTGCAGGCGCCGCTGTCGCGCGTGGACGTGCGGGAGCGCGGCGACCTGCGCGCGCCGCTGGCGGTGCCGTCGGCGCCGACGCTCCGTCAGGTCTTCTGCGGCGCGCGCGCGGTGGTGGACTCCGTGGGGCTCTACCTGGGCACGGTGCGCGGGGCCGACAACGGCTTCGTGCGCACGGCGGCCACGGTGCGGGTGCAGTGGTCGGAGATCACGATCGGCGCGGGCGGGATCCAGCGGTCGGTGCAATCGGTGGAGCGCGAGCCGAACGACCAGGGGGTGGCGGCGGTGTGCGGGCTCCCGGTGGGAGCAATGGTGATGGTGCTGGCGGCAAGCGGGGCGGATTCGTCCGGCTTCGCCGAGTTGGAGGTCCCGGCCACGGGGCTCGTGCGGCGCGACCTGCTCGTGGGCGCCTCGCGCGCGGTCGCCGTGCGCGACTCCTCGACCGACTCGACGTCGGGGACGACGCTGGCCGAGACGGTGATGGTGCGGCGGGGCGACGCGACGCTGCGCGGCACGGTGCGCAAGCCCGATGGCACGCCGCTGGAAGGGGCGCGCCTCGCCTTCTGGGGGGCGGGGCTCGACGCGACGACCAACTCGACGGGGTCCTTCCGCCTGGAACAGCTCCCGGCCGGGACGTACACGGTCGAGGCGCGCGCGTTAGGCTTTCTCCCGCAACGCCGGGCAATCGACGTCTCCGAGCGCAACGAAACGGTGGCCGACTTCCGGCTTGAATCGTTCGGGACCTACCTCGATACGGTGCGTGTCACGGCGCAGAGTGTCTGGAAGTCGCGCGAGATGCGCGAGTTCGACGAGCGTCGCAAGCGCGGCTTCGGCACCTTCTTCGACGAGGAGGCGATCGCGAGGCGCAACCCGATCTACGTCGGCGACCTGCTGCAGATGACGCCGGGAGTGCGGGTCCTGCCGAGCGGCGGCTTCGGGCACGTGATCCTGATGCGCGGGATGGGCTTCCAGGCCTACTGCAAGCCCTCGATCTGGGTGGACGGCATGCGCGTGATGAACATCGACGGGGACATCGACTCGTTCGTCAACGTGCAGGACATCCGGGCCATGGAGGTGTACCCGCGCGGCGGGAGCGTGCCGGTGCAGTTCCAGACGCTCGAGGGGTGCGGGTCGCTGGTGATCTGGACGGGGGGACGCAGGGCGCAGTTCGATCCCAGGCAGGTGAAGGCGGCGAAACGCACCAAGTCGCGTCCAGAGCGGTAG